A single genomic interval of Juglans regia cultivar Chandler chromosome 1, Walnut 2.0, whole genome shotgun sequence harbors:
- the LOC109006038 gene encoding desumoylating isopeptidase 1-like translates to MAEEGHKVTLNVYDLSQGLARQLSTTFLGKAIEGVWHTGVVVYGNEYYFGGGIQQAPAGLTPYGTPIRVFELGVTHVPKDVFEMYLQEISPRYTAETYSLLTHNCNNFSNEVAQFLVGATIPDYILQLPNEVMNSPMGALILPMIQNLETTMKSGAVPQVPQFRSPMTQPLQPMTTPDRKESYNKVKAEEHCTKSEKPKTVENAVPPAVDVVEQKAAANGVVGNDPLVNARSMVQEEISKEFAAIMATGTLRASEAAALATRRVMQRYGNLSAAMPRS, encoded by the exons ATGGCCGAG GAGGGTCACAAGGTTACCTTGAATGTTTATGACCTAAGCCAAGGACTAGCTCGGCAGCTTTCCACAACTTTTTTGGGGAAGGCTATTGAGGGTGTATG GCACACAGGAGTTGTTGTTTACGGTAATGAATACTACTTTGGGGGTGGCATACAACAGGCTCCTGCTGGATTGACACCATATGGTACACCAATTAGGGTGTTCGAATTGGGAGTGACACATGTGCCAAAGGATGTATTTGAGATGTATCTTCAGGAAATCAGCCCCCGATATACGGCTGAAACATATAGTTTGCTTACACACAATTGCAATAACTTCAGCAATGAGGTTGCTCAGTTTTTGGTTGGTGCAACCATTCCAGACTACATTCTGCAGCTTCCAAACGAAGTCATGAATAGTCCAATGGGCGCTCTTATAT TGCCCATGATACAGAATCTGGAGACAACAATGAAATCTGGTGCTGTCCCCCAAGTTCCACAATTTAGGTCTCCAATGACCCAGCCTTTGCAACCGATGACGACCCCAGATCGCAAAGAGAGTTATAACAAAGTGAAAGCTGAAGAGCACTGCACCAAGTCTGAGAAGCCAAAGACGGTGGAAAATGCAGTGCCACCAGCTGTTGACGTTGTAGAACAGAAAGCAGCAGCCAATGGGGTTGTTGGAAACGACCCCCTTGTGAATGCGAGAAGCATGGTGCAGGAGGAGATAAGCAAAGAATTTGCTGCAATCATGGCGACTGGGACATTACGTGCAAGTGAGGCTGCTGCGCTTGCCACAAGAAGAGTTATGCAAAGATACGGGAACCTGAGTGCTGCAATGCCACGGAGTTAG
- the LOC109006036 gene encoding thiamine-repressible mitochondrial transport protein THI74, protein MTHEVWRWLLGLIYIVAVASIWIAASYVVQSVVDAGVSPFLITYICNSLFVVYIPLVEIGRYLEDTYGSLWFWKKKKSGILQDLRESEQVVLLGESDLGAKAINPSVLLEEGQISHHGEGIGSEAEFVSHEIQAALPDQDKANGNFDKRVDAKGRWTRTRVAKVSLLICPFWFFAQLTFNFSLKYTTVTSNTILSSASSLFTFLVSLAFLGEMFTWVKLISVLLCMAGTIVVSLGDSQTGLTAASNPLLGDILAIVSSALYAVYITLIRKKLPDDDGKSGHASMAQFLGFLGLFNLLIFLPVALILNFTKLEPFEVLTWEQFGLIIGKGLLDNVLSDYLWAKAVLMTTTTVATAGLTIQIPLAAIVDSVMGNAPHLMDYLGAFAVIIGFAGINIPSDACGRSKDASVELETENFSSSTDQDRVPSIGQAAATIS, encoded by the exons ATGACACATGAGGTTTGGAGATGGCTTTTGGGTTTGATTTACATAGTTGCCGTTGCGTCTATCTGGATAGCTGCTAGTTATGTGGTTCAGTCCGTTGTAGATGCCGGGGTTTCACCATTCCTCATAACGTACATTTGCAATTCACTATTTGTGGTTTACATTCCCCTAGTTGAGATTGGGCGCTATTTGGAGGATACTTATGGAAGTTtatggttttggaaaaaaaagaaaagtggcATTTTGCAAGATTTACGGGAATCAGAGCAGGTTGTTCTTCTTGGGGAGAGTGATTTAGGTGCAAAAGCCATAAATCCATCTGTGCTTTTGGAAGAGGGGCAAATTAGCCATCATGGAGAAGGTATTGGTTCTGAAGCAGAATTTGTATCACATGAGATTCAAGCTGCTCTACCAGATCAAGATAAAGCCAATGGCAACTTCGATAAACGAGTTGACGCAAAAGGCCGTTGGACACGCACTAGAGTGGCAAAAGTTAGCTTATTGATATGCCCATTCTGGTTTTTTGCGCAGCTCACATTTAATTTCTCGCTGAAGTATACAACAGTCACg TCAAATACCATCTTAAGCAGTGCATCCAGCCTTTTTACGTTTTTGGTCTCTCTAGCATTCTTGGGTGAGATGTTTACCTGGGTGAAGCTCATCAGTGTTCTTCTTTGTATGGCTGGAACAATAGTTGTCAGCTTAGGGGACTCTCAAACCGGTTTAACTGCAGCTTCAAACCCCCTTCTTGGAGACATTCTGGCAATCGTATCATCAGCACTATATGCTGTGTATATTACCCTTATTCGCAAGAAGCTACCTGATGATGATGGAAAAAGCGGACACGCCAGTATGGCACAGTTCCTCGGATTTCTAGGACTTTTCAACCTCTTGATTTTCCTTCCTGTGGCCCTTATTCTTAATTTCACCAAGCTGGAACCTTTTGAAGTGCTTACCTGGGAGCAGTTTGGTCTAATTATTGGAAAAG GTTTGTTAGATAATGTGCTGAGTGATTATTTATGGGCCAAGGCTGTTCTTATGACGACTACCACAGTAGCAACGGCTGGACTAACAATTCAGATCCCATTAGCAGCTATAGTCGATTCTGTAATGGGCAATGCCCCTCATCTCATGGATTACCTTGGAGCTTTTGCCGTCATTATTGGGTTTGCTGGCATCAACATTCCTTCTGATGCATGTGGCAGATCAAAAGACGCCAGTGTTGAGCTAGAAACTGAAAATTTCAGCTCCTCTACCGATCAAGATCGCGTGCCATCAATTGGTCAAGCTGCAGCGACCATTTCATAG
- the LOC109006037 gene encoding probable serine/threonine-protein kinase PBL26: MSCFSFCFTSHENNEKKVSKKTSGRRKGDSPAADPPHPGPGNHNPKVAPVETTNKKDSDKEVQNNNIAAQTFNFRQLATATKNFRQECLIGEGGFGRVYKGQLDKTGLVVAVKQLDRNGLQGNREFLVEVLMLSLLHHENLVNLIGYCADGEQRLLVYEYMPLGSLEDHLLDLAPEKKPLDWFTRMKIALQAAKGLEYLHEKANPPVIYRDLKSSNILLDNDFNAKLSDFGLAKLGPVGDKSHVSSRIMGTYGYCAPEYQRTGQLTVKSDVYSFGVVFLELITGRRVIDTTRCTEEQNLITWAQPVFKDPQRFPELADPLLHGEFPLRALHQAVAIAAMCLQEEQAVRPLMTDVVTALSFLGNSPSDGTVSHGASPSPPPDHNMASGNGNLHDEESIRERQKAVAEAIEWGSTSRHNASRSGSASSL, translated from the exons ATGAGttgcttttcattttgttttacaTCCCATGAGAATAATGAGAAGAAAGTATCTAAGAAGACCAGTGGCAGAAGGAAGGGAGACTCGCCTGCTGCTGATCCTCCACACCCAGGGCCTG GAAACCATAACCCGAAGGTCGCTCCAGTCGAGACCACCAACAAAAAGGATTCCGATAAAGAAGTTCAGAACAACAACATTGCCGCCCAAACTTTCAATTTCCGCCAATTGGCTACGGCGACAAAGAATTTCCGACAAGAATGCCTAATAGGTGAAGGTGGATTTGGAAGAGTTTACAAGGGACAACTAGACAAAACTGGCCTG GTTGTGGCTGTGAAGCAACTTGACAGGAATGGATTGCAAGGAAACAGAGAGTTTCTTGTTGAGGTGTTGATGTTGAGCCTCTTACACCATGAAAATCTAGTCAATCTGATCGGATATTGTGCCGATGGAGAGCAGAGACTTCTGGTGTACGAGTACATGCCATTGGGATCTCTGGAGGACCATTTACTTG ATCTAGCACCAGAGAAAAAGCCATTAGATTGGTTCACAAGAATGAAAATAGCTTTACAAGCTGCCAAGGGCCTAGAATATTTACATGAGAAGGCCAATCCTCCTGTCATATATCGAGATCTAAAATCCTCAAACATTTTGCTGGACAACGATTTCAATGCCAAACTCTCTGATTTCGGATTGGCAAAGCTTGGTCCAGTCGGGGACAAGTCACACGTTTCTTCGAGAATCATGGGAACATACGGATATTGTGCTCCCGAGTATCAAAGAACAGGACAACTCACAGTGAAGTCGGATGTGTACAGTTTTGGAGTTGTGTTTTTGGAGTTGATTACTGGAAGGAGAGTCATTGACACAACAAGATGTACCGAGGAGCAAAATCTGATCACTTGG GCACAGCCTGTTTTCAAGGATCCACAGAGATTCCCAGAACTAGCTGATCCGCTTCTTCACGGTGAATTTCCTCTGAGAGCACTACACCAAGCGGTAGCAATTGCAGCCATGTGTCTGCAAGAGGAACAAGCTGTTCGTCCCTTGATGACTGATGTTGTCACTGCTCTCAGTTTCCTCGGCAACAGTCCGAGTGACGGCACCGTATCTCACGGCGCCAGTCCTTCTCCACCACCGGATCACAACATGGCGAGCGGAAATGGGAATCTTCATGATGAAGAAAGTATAAGGGAAAGACAAAAGGCTGTGGCAGAAGCCATAGAATGGGGTTCTACTTCCAGGCACAATGCATCACGTAGTGGAAGTGCTTCTTCATTGtga
- the LOC109006039 gene encoding basic blue protein-like, whose amino-acid sequence MSHQGRCTSVVVLAITLLMTLNSLSSVSARPTIHTVGDDSGWTFNVERWTRGKRFQAGDILAFNYDPSFHNVAIVGVHGYTSCTTASSNSRTYTSGNDRMILLRGWNYFICSIPDHCQEGMRIAVYAY is encoded by the exons ATGTCTCACCAGGGAAGATGCACTTCTGTAGTAGTACTTGCCATCACTCTCCTCATGACTCTGAACTCTCTTTCCTCTGTATCTGCTCGACCAACTATTCATACTGTTGGCGATGATTCTGGCTGGACTTTCAACGTGGAAAGATGGACCAGAGGGAAGAGGTTCCAGGCCGGAGATATACTTG CTTTCAACTATGATCCATCATTCCACAATGTTGCAATTGTTGGTGTCCACGGCTACACAAGTTGCACTACTGCTTCTTCGAATTCTAGGACTTACACTAGTGGAAACGATCGAATGATACTGTTGAGGGGATGGAACTACTTCATTTGTAGCATTCCTGACCATTGCCAGGAGGGAATGAGAATAGCAGTTTATGCttactaa